A stretch of the Candidatus Hydrogenedentota bacterium genome encodes the following:
- a CDS encoding arylsulfotransferase family protein: MRLAARVFAAAAIAVFAFAAGYLAHRNEWIPFAWRDCIRGWLHGPSSGANVSGDWAPRVSEGTKHPELDAIGYLQAYEPAPAQSGVTLNRGETAQSGYNLYNSGHAPEACLMDMDGRVLHTWRRALRDVWPGYVPPSYLRHAATQYWRRVRLGEHGELFALFDGVGLVKLDKDSNVLWSHDGQCHHDLDIAKDGAIYVLTQKLERVACLNARKEVLHPTVTELAPDGQVRRVISLAACFAQSPYAALLDLCPDTMDVFHANTVKILDGRHASRSDLFREGNLLISIRSINTVAIVDPDRETVAWALTGLWRQQHEPILCDNGNLLVFDNQGDRGKSQIIEVDPFTQRIAWRHGGFDSAFCGSVRRLPNGNTLITETNGGRAFEVTPDHAVVWEFVNPHQRVENGVPMIAALLEVERLPISDDFGWLSR, from the coding sequence GTGAGGCTTGCCGCGCGAGTGTTCGCGGCGGCGGCCATCGCCGTCTTCGCCTTTGCGGCGGGTTATTTGGCGCATCGCAACGAGTGGATCCCTTTTGCGTGGCGCGATTGCATCCGTGGATGGCTGCACGGGCCGTCCTCCGGCGCGAACGTGTCCGGCGATTGGGCGCCGCGCGTTTCCGAAGGGACGAAGCACCCCGAACTCGACGCCATCGGTTATCTGCAGGCCTATGAACCCGCGCCCGCGCAAAGTGGCGTCACGTTGAACAGGGGAGAGACCGCCCAGTCGGGATACAACCTGTACAACTCCGGGCACGCCCCTGAAGCGTGCTTGATGGACATGGACGGACGTGTGCTGCACACGTGGCGGCGCGCGTTGCGCGACGTCTGGCCCGGATATGTCCCGCCGTCCTATCTTCGCCATGCCGCGACACAGTACTGGCGCCGGGTGCGGTTGGGCGAGCATGGCGAGTTGTTCGCCCTGTTCGACGGCGTTGGTCTTGTCAAACTCGACAAGGATTCCAATGTGTTGTGGAGCCATGACGGCCAATGCCACCACGATCTCGACATCGCCAAGGACGGCGCCATTTATGTCCTGACACAGAAACTCGAACGCGTGGCCTGCCTGAACGCCCGGAAAGAGGTCCTGCATCCCACCGTCACGGAATTGGCGCCCGACGGACAGGTCCGCCGCGTGATTTCGCTCGCCGCCTGCTTTGCGCAATCGCCGTATGCGGCGCTGCTGGATTTATGCCCGGACACGATGGACGTGTTTCACGCTAACACGGTCAAGATTCTCGACGGACGGCATGCCAGCCGGTCCGACCTATTCCGCGAGGGCAACCTGTTGATTTCGATACGTTCGATCAACACCGTCGCCATCGTGGATCCGGATCGGGAAACCGTTGCATGGGCTTTGACGGGCTTGTGGAGGCAACAGCACGAACCGATCCTGTGCGACAACGGCAATCTGCTCGTTTTCGACAACCAGGGGGATCGGGGCAAGTCGCAAATCATCGAGGTGGACCCGTTTACGCAGCGAATTGCATGGCGGCACGGCGGATTCGATTCGGCATTTTGCGGATCGGTCCGGCGGCTTCCGAACGGCAACACGCTTATTACGGAAACCAACGGCGGACGGGCCTTCGAGGTCACGCCGGACCACGCGGTGGTCTGGGAATTCGTCAATCCGCACCAGCGGGTCGAAAACGGCGTGCCGATGATCGCCGCCCTGCTCGAAGTCGAACGGTTGCCGATTTCGGACGATTTTGGCTGGCTTTCCCGTTGA
- a CDS encoding metal ABC transporter ATP-binding protein, translating into MDDRPVDIRGATVIRNGRCVLRNVTLGVRRGEFVGVIGPNGAGKTTLLMAINGMATLADGAIRTLGVALPSRWPHRLRRRIGYVAQVERIDPRLPMTVRETVCLGAAGRLGFFHRPTRLDRQKIAEALDQTGIAHLAECPIGQLSGGEYQRTAIARAIVQMPDLFLFDEPAASIDPRAQQDILRLIQDIHRATDATTLYVTHDLDALPEECTRLVLMKDGTVWREGPRETMLKSVLLDSLYAAPFADNRGGDPGG; encoded by the coding sequence ATGGATGATCGGCCGGTTGATATTCGCGGCGCCACGGTGATACGCAATGGCCGGTGCGTGCTGCGCAATGTCACGTTGGGCGTGCGCCGCGGGGAATTCGTGGGCGTGATTGGCCCCAATGGCGCGGGAAAGACCACCCTCCTCATGGCAATCAACGGGATGGCCACCCTTGCCGACGGCGCGATCCGAACCTTGGGCGTCGCGCTGCCTTCGCGTTGGCCGCATCGGTTGCGGCGCCGCATTGGATATGTCGCCCAAGTCGAACGCATCGATCCGCGTCTGCCCATGACTGTCAGGGAGACTGTATGCCTGGGCGCGGCCGGTCGGCTGGGATTTTTCCACCGTCCCACCCGCCTCGACCGGCAAAAGATCGCGGAAGCGCTGGATCAGACCGGCATTGCGCACTTGGCGGAGTGTCCCATTGGGCAGTTGTCCGGCGGAGAGTACCAGCGAACGGCCATTGCGCGGGCGATCGTTCAGATGCCGGATCTTTTTTTGTTCGACGAACCGGCCGCTTCGATCGATCCGCGGGCGCAGCAGGATATCCTGCGTCTTATCCAGGACATCCACCGCGCCACGGACGCCACCACGCTCTACGTGACCCATGACCTCGACGCGCTTCCCGAAGAATGCACCCGGCTTGTTTTGATGAAAGACGGGACCGTCTGGCGGGAAGGTCCCCGTGAAACGATGCTGAAATCCGTACTGCTCGACAGCCTGTACGCGGCGCCGTTCGCGGACAACCGCGGCGGCGATCCGGGGGGATAA
- a CDS encoding metal ABC transporter permease — MFSGQEFLWNALLAGLFAGVSCSLVGAFVVTMHLSFLGVCIAHAAFAGALMGVWLGFDPLLGALGYSLAASALVGPLSDRGELSPDASIGIIFSLMIGLAFLFLGLAPGSHTEALSLFWGSILTVSHSDLMFLGGVTAAIVIGMVLFNKEIHATACHRSVASAVGIPATLVFYGMLFATGVTIAVSLRAIGGLLIYCLVINPAASAMQITYRFNRMLTLSALFGAGACWVGLLASYAWDLPAGAAIVVASSLLFAICTALSPKKKGLPWKRVDTAG, encoded by the coding sequence ATGTTTTCAGGGCAGGAGTTTTTATGGAACGCCCTACTCGCGGGCCTCTTTGCCGGTGTTTCCTGTTCGTTGGTGGGCGCGTTTGTGGTCACCATGCACCTGTCGTTTCTGGGGGTTTGCATTGCGCACGCGGCGTTTGCGGGCGCGCTCATGGGGGTGTGGCTTGGATTTGATCCGTTGCTGGGCGCGCTCGGCTATAGTTTGGCCGCATCGGCGCTGGTGGGTCCGCTGTCCGACCGGGGCGAACTGAGCCCGGATGCCTCGATAGGGATCATTTTTTCGCTGATGATAGGACTGGCCTTCTTGTTTCTTGGCCTGGCGCCCGGATCGCATACGGAAGCGCTTTCATTGTTCTGGGGCAGCATCCTGACCGTGTCCCATTCGGATCTGATGTTTTTGGGCGGTGTAACGGCCGCGATTGTGATCGGAATGGTCTTGTTCAACAAGGAAATTCACGCCACGGCCTGCCATCGTTCGGTCGCGTCGGCCGTGGGCATTCCCGCCACCCTCGTGTTCTACGGAATGCTGTTTGCCACGGGCGTCACCATCGCCGTGAGTCTGCGCGCCATCGGCGGCCTGCTGATTTACTGCCTCGTGATCAATCCGGCCGCCTCGGCCATGCAGATCACCTATCGTTTCAACCGCATGTTGACGCTTTCGGCGCTGTTTGGGGCCGGCGCCTGCTGGGTTGGCCTGCTGGCGTCCTATGCGTGGGATTTGCCCGCGGGCGCGGCCATCGTGGTGGCTTCGTCGCTGCTGTTTGCGATTTGCACGGCGCTGTCGCCAAAAAAGAAAGGATTGCCATGGAAGCGGGTGGACACGGCGGGATGA
- the tsaB gene encoding tRNA (adenosine(37)-N6)-threonylcarbamoyltransferase complex dimerization subunit type 1 TsaB — MKILAVDTCTAFNAVALCEDAAVLAETTVLCGRAHSERLIPTVNWLLAETGLCLADVDLLAVTIGPGSFTGVRIGVATWKGLALAARKPLVGVPTLDAMSLLAAVSDGIVCPLLDARMKEVYGAVYAFDGGVRRKCSPDRVGPVEAIMADFPDAPILLGDGAAMYRDRILALRPRARIVPPMHLNPRAAAVAQEAFHLVQSGMDTDPSHVSPVYLRQSQAEENRARRSRPDVPVL, encoded by the coding sequence ATGAAAATCCTTGCGGTGGACACGTGTACCGCGTTCAATGCGGTTGCCCTGTGCGAAGACGCCGCCGTTCTTGCCGAGACGACCGTCCTCTGCGGGCGCGCCCATTCGGAACGCTTGATTCCCACCGTGAATTGGTTATTGGCGGAAACGGGACTGTGTTTGGCGGATGTGGATTTGCTGGCCGTAACAATAGGTCCCGGTTCGTTTACCGGGGTGCGGATTGGCGTGGCGACGTGGAAGGGCTTGGCCCTTGCGGCCCGAAAACCCCTTGTGGGCGTGCCGACCCTCGATGCCATGTCGCTTCTGGCGGCGGTTTCCGACGGAATAGTCTGTCCCTTGCTCGACGCGCGGATGAAAGAAGTTTACGGGGCCGTTTACGCGTTTGATGGGGGTGTCCGCCGTAAATGTTCACCCGATCGCGTGGGACCGGTGGAGGCCATCATGGCGGATTTTCCCGATGCGCCGATATTGTTGGGCGATGGCGCCGCAATGTATCGCGATCGCATCCTTGCATTGAGACCGCGGGCAAGAATTGTCCCGCCGATGCACCTGAATCCGCGCGCCGCGGCGGTGGCGCAGGAGGCGTTCCATCTTGTCCAATCGGGCATGGACACGGACCCGTCGCATGTATCTCCCGTGTATCTTCGGCAATCACAGGCCGAGGAAAACCGCGCGCGCCGGTCCCGGCCGGACGTCCCGGTCCTTTGA
- the rplQ gene encoding 50S ribosomal protein L17 — MRHRKSGRRLGRMMAHRKATMKHLAVALFTHHAIETTVAKSKELRMFAEPLITLAKNDNVANRRRAFAALRDKKVVTDLFATIGPAFAQRPGGYTRILRLGNRAGDAAEMARIELVGMGEHKEA, encoded by the coding sequence ATGAGGCACCGCAAATCAGGGAGACGGCTGGGCCGCATGATGGCCCATCGCAAGGCGACCATGAAACACTTGGCGGTCGCGTTGTTCACCCACCATGCCATTGAAACCACCGTTGCGAAATCCAAGGAACTGCGCATGTTCGCGGAACCGCTCATCACCCTCGCCAAGAACGACAACGTGGCGAACCGGCGCCGGGCCTTCGCGGCCCTGCGCGACAAGAAGGTCGTGACGGATCTCTTTGCCACTATCGGCCCCGCGTTCGCGCAGCGTCCCGGCGGCTATACCCGCATCCTTCGCCTGGGCAACCGCGCGGGCGATGCGGCCGAAATGGCCCGGATCGAGTTGGTCGGCATGGGCGAACACAAAGAAGCCTAG
- a CDS encoding HU family DNA-binding protein — protein sequence MTMTKRELVISVAMQLGMTQSDVAKIIESAFDAIAQALARGDRWELRDFGVFEVKTRASRIGRNPRTGEQVPVPERKVVNYRPGKKMKQIISGEHPDPIVHESEVPAVGDNP from the coding sequence ATGACGATGACCAAGCGGGAACTGGTAATCAGCGTGGCCATGCAATTGGGCATGACCCAGAGCGACGTGGCAAAGATCATCGAGAGCGCCTTCGATGCCATTGCACAGGCATTGGCCCGGGGAGACCGGTGGGAGTTGCGCGATTTCGGCGTGTTCGAGGTCAAGACACGCGCGTCGCGTATCGGACGCAATCCCCGCACGGGCGAGCAGGTGCCCGTGCCCGAACGCAAAGTGGTCAATTACCGGCCCGGAAAGAAAATGAAACAGATCATCAGCGGAGAGCACCCCGACCCTATCGTGCATGAGTCCGAGGTTCCTGCCGTCGGCGATAACCCCTAA
- a CDS encoding cohesin domain-containing protein: MRPWIFAVAAAIPIVAFAQGVLQIGEPTVESNQVTIPVYLGGNVGAGVAAADFRITYDPQVLRPVSAIAGSAAADADKRVMANEAASGEYVVVMMGMNQTALTSGEIARVVMERTPNAGPGQWKLGLSRPTLSTTDGGIIESAVAPYTPTGQPDETDEPAETAPDKTDAEKTSDPVRGEPQGNHPAGLVLEREASAARPGLNRQESRDDKMASLSGKALKQYEEALQSRGEARDAIATPSAGRLDNLNSAKPDETEKTGANDLPAAQKAAQDKAARLAAIKTFESTRSNPEGRAATSRMETENGPAGGTGKAIAAGIAAGVAMAILSLIVLRRKVFG, from the coding sequence ATGAGACCGTGGATATTCGCCGTAGCGGCGGCAATACCGATTGTGGCATTTGCGCAAGGTGTGCTGCAGATTGGCGAACCGACAGTTGAATCGAATCAGGTGACGATTCCGGTGTATTTGGGCGGGAACGTTGGCGCGGGAGTAGCCGCAGCCGACTTTCGCATCACCTACGATCCCCAAGTGCTGCGTCCGGTTTCCGCGATAGCGGGAAGCGCGGCGGCGGATGCCGACAAGCGCGTGATGGCCAACGAGGCGGCTTCCGGCGAGTATGTGGTGGTCATGATGGGAATGAACCAGACAGCCTTGACATCCGGCGAGATTGCTCGGGTTGTCATGGAACGGACGCCCAACGCGGGGCCGGGCCAGTGGAAACTTGGCCTTAGCCGGCCAACCCTGTCCACGACGGACGGCGGCATTATCGAAAGCGCCGTTGCGCCGTATACGCCTACCGGCCAGCCGGATGAAACCGATGAACCGGCGGAAACGGCGCCTGATAAAACGGACGCGGAAAAGACCAGCGACCCTGTGCGCGGAGAGCCCCAAGGAAACCATCCGGCAGGATTAGTTTTGGAGCGCGAGGCATCAGCGGCGCGGCCAGGTCTGAATCGTCAGGAAAGCCGGGATGACAAGATGGCATCGTTATCCGGCAAGGCGCTCAAACAATACGAAGAGGCGCTTCAGTCGCGTGGAGAAGCGCGCGACGCCATAGCAACACCAAGCGCCGGACGTTTAGACAATTTGAATTCCGCGAAGCCGGACGAAACAGAAAAAACCGGTGCGAACGATTTGCCGGCGGCCCAAAAGGCCGCTCAAGACAAAGCGGCGCGACTGGCGGCCATAAAGACATTTGAATCAACGAGGTCCAACCCTGAAGGAAGGGCTGCGACGTCCCGAATGGAGACCGAAAACGGTCCCGCGGGCGGGACTGGGAAGGCCATTGCGGCGGGAATCGCCGCAGGCGTGGCGATGGCCATCCTGAGTCTGATAGTCCTTCGCCGAAAGGTGTTTGGTTAG
- a CDS encoding DNA-directed RNA polymerase subunit alpha yields MIAKDFVTPKWVKTEDDADERYARFVIEPFERGYGTTIGNALRRVLLASLEGSAVTAIRIEDIQHEFSAIPGVREDVTDVVLNFKRCQLRLNREEPIIFSFHHKGAGEITAGEVFKNADVDVFNPDLVIFTVTSKSAKIEMEIKVARGRGYVTAEHFELEHAPLGTIYLDANFSPVTKVNFQVEDARVGQVTDYDRLLLDVWTNGSISPEKAVQEAADLLIDHFRIFTTQEAESGKDGGRGGDSAELAATLARPIEELELSVRAAHCLKAANIRTIGDLVVRTESEMLDFPNFGKKSLDEIKALLEGLGLSLGMSVPGYSAAPIVLLDEDEDDEEE; encoded by the coding sequence AGCGCGGCTATGGAACGACCATCGGAAACGCGCTACGGCGCGTGCTGCTCGCGTCGCTCGAAGGGTCCGCGGTCACCGCGATCCGAATCGAAGACATACAGCATGAATTTTCCGCCATTCCCGGCGTGCGTGAAGACGTGACCGACGTCGTGCTCAATTTCAAACGCTGCCAGTTGCGCCTGAATCGCGAGGAGCCGATCATCTTCTCCTTTCATCACAAAGGAGCCGGCGAAATTACCGCCGGAGAGGTTTTCAAGAACGCCGATGTGGATGTTTTCAACCCGGACCTTGTCATCTTTACCGTGACGTCGAAGTCCGCCAAGATTGAAATGGAGATCAAGGTGGCCCGCGGACGCGGCTATGTGACCGCCGAACACTTCGAACTCGAACACGCGCCCCTCGGCACCATCTATCTCGACGCGAATTTCTCGCCGGTGACGAAAGTCAATTTCCAGGTCGAGGATGCGCGCGTCGGGCAGGTGACCGATTACGACCGCCTTTTGTTGGATGTTTGGACCAATGGCTCCATTTCGCCCGAAAAGGCCGTCCAGGAAGCCGCCGATTTGCTCATTGACCATTTCCGCATCTTCACGACCCAAGAGGCCGAAAGCGGCAAGGATGGCGGACGCGGCGGCGACAGCGCCGAATTGGCGGCCACGCTGGCCCGGCCCATCGAGGAACTCGAATTGAGCGTGCGCGCCGCGCACTGCTTGAAAGCCGCCAACATTCGCACCATCGGCGATCTCGTCGTCCGCACGGAATCCGAGATGCTCGATTTCCCGAATTTCGGCAAGAAATCGCTCGATGAAATCAAGGCGCTCCTTGAGGGCTTGGGGTTGTCCCTGGGCATGAGCGTGCCGGGTTACTCCGCCGCGCCCATCGTGCTCCTCGATGAAGACGAAGACGACGAAGAAGAATAA
- a CDS encoding zinc ABC transporter substrate-binding protein — protein MKNIIPFRRHRAGIAGSIGGIAILFWMTAVWAPSVHALPPEGDIVAGTSLAGELVERLMGPPVSVRPLLPPNMCPGHYDVRPGDIAALAACRLLVLQPWQRDMPNVASAIRAAKLPESRVCVVPAPGNWMLPALRAGAARAAADRIGEVWPERAGALMSAAEAIAADSIAAGAREKARLDACGVGGIKALCNEQQEAFARWAGIDVVGTFGRAEGMSMGRMKALISRARESKAALVIDNLQSGDAKTGEALARGTGAAHVVLTNFPGSETGADTWEATLHLNVDRLLAAIAQWRGGHG, from the coding sequence ATGAAAAATATCATACCTTTTCGGCGCCATCGCGCCGGGATTGCCGGTTCGATCGGTGGAATCGCAATTCTTTTCTGGATGACGGCCGTTTGGGCGCCCTCGGTTCATGCCTTGCCGCCGGAGGGCGATATCGTGGCGGGAACGTCGCTGGCCGGCGAATTGGTGGAACGGTTGATGGGGCCGCCGGTTTCGGTCCGGCCGCTGCTGCCGCCCAACATGTGCCCCGGTCATTACGATGTCCGTCCCGGCGACATCGCCGCGCTGGCAGCCTGCCGGCTCCTCGTACTCCAACCTTGGCAACGGGACATGCCGAACGTGGCGTCGGCCATCCGGGCGGCGAAACTTCCGGAATCGCGCGTGTGTGTCGTGCCGGCACCCGGCAATTGGATGCTTCCCGCGCTTCGCGCCGGAGCCGCCCGCGCGGCGGCCGATAGGATAGGGGAGGTGTGGCCTGAACGCGCCGGGGCGCTGATGTCCGCGGCGGAAGCCATCGCCGCCGATTCGATTGCGGCGGGGGCGCGGGAAAAGGCGCGGCTCGACGCGTGCGGCGTGGGCGGGATCAAGGCGCTTTGCAACGAGCAACAGGAGGCGTTTGCCCGTTGGGCGGGGATTGACGTGGTGGGCACGTTTGGCCGCGCGGAAGGCATGAGCATGGGACGCATGAAAGCGTTGATTTCCCGTGCGCGGGAAAGCAAGGCGGCGCTTGTGATAGACAACCTGCAAAGCGGGGATGCAAAGACAGGCGAAGCCCTTGCCCGCGGCACGGGGGCGGCGCATGTGGTTCTGACCAATTTTCCGGGATCGGAAACCGGCGCGGATACGTGGGAGGCAACGCTGCATTTGAACGTGGACCGGCTCCTCGCGGCGATTGCCCAATGGCGCGGCGGCCATGGATGA
- a CDS encoding class I SAM-dependent methyltransferase, whose translation MEAGGHGGMNRRIRDFFDERAEKWDAVVCSCHAERLAALMARLDIPREARILDVGSGTGVLLPLLAPDDGHARHVVAMDVSFGMLRMAVRRSAYRKDWTACIQSDALAPPFKDAVFDWVVCNSVFPHFTDQAACVAQLARVLVFGGRFVVCHSQGREAINALHNAHGGAIEGHELPEEPAMVRLMERAGLRTILYEDACDHYLLLAIKEGINL comes from the coding sequence ATGGAAGCGGGTGGACACGGCGGGATGAACCGGCGGATTCGGGACTTTTTCGACGAGCGGGCGGAAAAATGGGATGCCGTGGTGTGTTCGTGCCATGCGGAGCGGCTGGCCGCGTTGATGGCGCGGTTGGACATTCCGCGGGAAGCGAGGATCTTGGATGTGGGCAGCGGCACGGGCGTTCTTCTTCCACTGCTTGCTCCGGACGACGGGCATGCACGACATGTCGTGGCGATGGATGTGTCGTTCGGGATGCTGCGCATGGCCGTTCGCCGATCCGCATACCGGAAGGATTGGACCGCCTGCATTCAATCCGATGCGCTGGCGCCACCCTTCAAGGATGCCGTGTTCGATTGGGTCGTGTGCAACAGCGTCTTTCCCCATTTCACGGATCAGGCGGCCTGTGTGGCGCAACTGGCGCGGGTCCTGGTTTTCGGCGGACGCTTCGTGGTCTGCCACAGTCAAGGCAGGGAAGCCATCAACGCCTTGCACAATGCCCACGGCGGCGCGATCGAGGGACACGAATTGCCCGAAGAACCCGCCATGGTCCGACTGATGGAACGGGCCGGGCTGCGGACGATTCTGTACGAGGACGCCTGCGATCATTATCTTTTGCTGGCGATAAAAGAAGGGATAAACCTCTGA
- a CDS encoding Gfo/Idh/MocA family oxidoreductase, whose product MIRFGILGAGHFAAAHVKALERMPERACVAGYARRESGKPFEEGEAAGARAFSPDALIASEDIDAVCVCVPNHLHRTFAEAALRAGKHVFCEKPLALSPGDADALIRTAEESGRLLMAGHLARHIPAYAAVKDLLAEGSLGAPRAAYASRMHCGGGRSWRMDAAQGGGVIFDLLIHDIDLLRWYIGRPRSAVARGHRHEQGGYDYVGGILSHENGVMAVVEGGFVFRPPAGLRATMRIVCERGHIEINTHDAQAPVRVFGEGRPERVIAMKLDNLHLDGLVSEFTEFLDGLDGKPPRRLHLHDARDAVAVADAIVRAADTKEEVFLA is encoded by the coding sequence ATGATTCGTTTTGGAATCCTGGGCGCCGGGCACTTCGCGGCGGCGCACGTCAAAGCGCTGGAACGGATGCCGGAGCGCGCATGCGTGGCCGGTTACGCCCGGCGGGAATCGGGCAAACCGTTTGAGGAAGGCGAGGCCGCGGGCGCACGCGCGTTTTCGCCGGATGCCCTAATCGCCTCGGAGGACATTGACGCGGTATGCGTCTGTGTGCCCAATCACCTGCACCGAACATTCGCCGAAGCCGCCCTGCGCGCGGGCAAACACGTCTTCTGTGAAAAACCGCTGGCCCTGTCGCCCGGGGACGCCGACGCGCTGATCCGCACGGCGGAAGAAAGCGGACGTCTACTGATGGCGGGACACCTCGCCCGCCATATTCCGGCCTATGCGGCCGTCAAGGACCTCTTGGCGGAAGGAAGCCTGGGCGCGCCCCGCGCCGCGTACGCCAGCCGGATGCATTGCGGCGGCGGGCGCTCGTGGCGCATGGACGCGGCACAGGGCGGCGGCGTAATCTTCGACTTGCTCATTCACGATATCGATCTGTTGCGCTGGTATATCGGCCGTCCGCGATCCGCCGTTGCCCGGGGACACCGGCACGAACAGGGCGGTTACGATTACGTGGGCGGGATCTTGTCCCACGAGAACGGCGTCATGGCCGTCGTCGAGGGCGGATTCGTGTTCCGTCCCCCGGCAGGATTGCGCGCCACCATGCGGATCGTATGCGAACGCGGCCACATCGAAATCAACACCCACGACGCCCAGGCGCCGGTGCGCGTTTTCGGGGAAGGCCGGCCCGAACGCGTCATCGCGATGAAACTCGACAACCTGCACCTGGACGGGCTTGTCTCCGAGTTCACCGAGTTCCTCGATGGGCTCGACGGGAAGCCGCCCCGGCGCCTGCATCTGCACGATGCCCGCGACGCCGTCGCCGTCGCCGATGCCATTGTCCGTGCCGCCGATACCAAGGAGGAAGTCTTCCTCGCCTGA